In Aedes albopictus strain Foshan chromosome 3, AalbF5, whole genome shotgun sequence, the following are encoded in one genomic region:
- the LOC109424426 gene encoding PHD and RING finger domain-containing protein 1: protein MSDSDDDIMAGGGARSSRRLRRRTGPSSSTAAGPAPSSSARGSARRAAAVANRRRLRDDSSDQSSGADNGNSDSGSEIEQSARKKKAKKFVEDDEAGPSGTQQPVVHDSSEWESDWNSDEEQALLNSGGQQAAAALVSKLGYASDSSTSSNDSEKCPICLLSLNDQEIGVPEVCEHIFCAPCIEEWSKNVTTCPIDRKNFDVINIYKSVDRKQLVRKNEVQVKAPDEVPLVEDHELTNCEVCRRPDREDSMLLCDSCNLGYHMDCLTPPLTEIPSGSWYCDCCFASGSDAEDDEEVEDLLNDLDEIGGVRQTRLRMRMNSPPRIVRTRQSERIRATILTRTATAVRLNVVEDLDQPGPSTRARSGAVGGTSARAAPARTVRKRRKRRTRRKILRMIISEYDVDNDDEKFAIKRKKIYNTLKKLSKKRSKRKRASRKSREATSGLNEEGADVQRQRFSTGIPTLKIFGGANDLDYFSDENAGDDDLEADVSLGGRGETAAISSIRATLRNPLGRRRVLKSGFEASSTSGSVDLLGSIMENQERWHSKKGLGDVKIDNGKIIFKNDSPQKKDSNPPGATQAGIGHNFQGGVTVSSGSNTGAADSTSSNRNGQSSETGGSSGVAAAASSTSSGAGAGGNNDNNDSVPDPSDMSIFVDLPPLKNPSEEDEDEKKKKKESFDMFGSEPIPLPSASTSGQPGPTSINPAPESTTADDSDLAPGSSKGFGKFKYTMTSEANNCPNFSVYSSETLQYAKTGGEEPYDPLDSEQKTDDEFEERDEDLVQLDDEEPAAQKPTDTPAEPDQEHIPNGTDKLPVGDLDHDAFDSDSDDELKKIEESSAPIGPEPEPTDELEALTPPLTTTVAAALASSGTAVTTTAGLHAETVVVGEASTTTAPSAGAAPANSAQGEEDRSYTPCLDEKYQEARREHDKSGSTPTLPPPSQKEGIDGMDTEMISDEDENTFKEDEARPTSASKPSSSGARKKDLAFKKVNKKGKERNYRDKETKKRDRNDNDKENHDRRSRERNRQRRPKRKELERYDVRTVIEKRPRVMKDPFGRDVTPRPRSKTRSRSRTRSRTPERRRELSISLSPEPPRRFNRRRSPSPRFRAGRNRSPLPFRRNEERRSLSRGPRMRSISRQRSRSPVVARPRLIPRSISRTPSPPPRARLPRSISRTPKSRSRTPDIRGAKTKKTKKKKRLASVSRSRSPSVDRGKKKTKKGRKKKNKHRSRSPGGKKKKTRRRSASPMMSRSRSRSTSIPPAQTTGVLTERFAKVRQQNSWTPPPPVRPKTNGTNLTVILTNEEALAKQAKERERKRKEARRRDRARDKNLPSKEVFTSGDNILVSVSFNDKNLNKENEAAAEGEAAAITHKRLKDMAKKRAEAEKAKRRRLERLKKTRGEAPKPVVIIDLDRSPFRVMTPSPRAVIVLSDSDNEKDKDRRDADPNRAGAAGNQQVNAESSTNGPSSTMRKSPAERHEEDMFGPKTPPGFPSQPQPSQSKPQAPKFSMQVKSKTSNIRPMNLLYEPGELDEGKTPERMDNAESSYSMVGPNTPPEPAPQSPSPDVYDPFEPTKSPSPSPPRRDNVSIERLSDLDDAVLPSSSGKPDGPDSGTGDPKADSQNQDEAISGEVDAPRGNKITILSNIVISQPTNSVSGVVSGSGVVSASQNNGGDDSDVIFDDFVSSSAPVPSSNVGYSTSGANQSTNPIKSYSTAANSSSLISKLPLPPGATAGQKFNDFINPTDSPYSPGASDFDDLFEAGGELDSPPAAPVKQSYKPTKILSKGAKKGGGGTFDTLFGSSPANNFKRGKKHKRRAKAKGDDDEDLSKLSTKDRFLKKLNRLERVVEEVKLVIKPFYNKKQINKDEYKDIMRRAVPKICHSRTGEINPIKIQKLIKAYVRKVRGRRRLAKKGGLAGGPGPLMAPGAANPILI from the exons ATGAGTGACTCCGACGATGACATCATGGCCGGAGGGGGAGCCCGTAGCAGTCGTCGGCTGCGACGCAGAACGGGACCGAGTTCATCCACGGCTGCCGGACCGGCGCCTTCCAGTTCGGCGAGGGGCTCGGCACGTAGGGCTGCGGCAGTGGCCAATCGGAGACGGCTGCGGGACGACAGCAGTGACCAGTCTTCCGGTGCGGATAACGGGAACAGCGATAGTGGCAGCGAGATTGAACAATCCGCACGCAAGAAGAAGGCTAAGAAGTTTGTGGAAGACGACGAGGCGGGCCCGAGTGGAACGCAGCAG CCCGTCGTCCACGATAGTTCCGAGTGGGAATCCGACTGGAACAGCGACGAGGAACAAGCGTTACTCAATTCCGGTGGTCAGCAGGCCGCTGCCGCTCTTGTAAGCAAACTAGGGTACGCTTCGGACTCGTCAACTAGCAGCAACGACAGCGAAAAGTGTCCCATCTGTTTGCTGTCTCTGAACGACCAGGAGATCGGTGTCCCAGAGGTATGCGAGCACATATTCTGCGCTCCCTGTATCGAGGAATGGTCCAAAAATGTCACGACCTGTCCAATCGATCGCAAAAACTTCGATGTCATCAACATCTACAAAAGTGTCGATAGGAAACAATTGGTTCGCAAGAATGAGGTGCAGGTGAAGGCACCGGATGAAGTTCCCCTCGTCGAGGATCATGAGTTGACCAATTGCGAAGTCTGCCGCCGTCCGGATCGCGAAGATTCCATGCTGCTTTGCGATTCGTGCAATTTGGGCTATCACATGGATTGTCTGACTCCTCCACTGACGGAAATTCCATCCGGATCATGGTACTGCGATTGCTGTTTCGCCTCCGGTTCCGATGCAGAAGATGACGAAGAggtcgaagatttgttgaacgaCCTCGACGAGATCGGTGGTGTTCGACAGACTCGGCTGCGCATGCGCATGAACAGTCCTCCGAGAATCGTCCGAACCAGACAAAGCGAACGGATCCGGGCAACGATCCTCACCCGTACTGCGACGGCTGTTCGCTTGAACGTCGTCGAAGATTTGGATCAACCCGGTCCGTCCACAAGGGCCAGAAGTGGAGCAGTCGGTGGAACGTCCGCAAGAGCGGCCCCGGCGAGAACGGTTCGTAAGCGTCGTAAGCGTCGAACTCGGAGGAAAATTTTGAGGATGATTATCTCAGAGTACGATGTGGACAATGACGACGAAAAATTCGCTATCAAACGGAAAAAGATTTACAACACTTTGAAAAAGCTGAGCAAAAAACGTTCGAAGCGTAAGCGGGCATCTCGCAAGAGCAGGGAAGCTACATCCGGACTTAACGAAGAAGGAGCTGATGTGCAGCGTCAGCGCTTCAGCACTGGTATTCCAACGTTGAAGATCTTCGGAGGGGCCAACGATCTGGATTACTTCTCGGATGAGAATGCCGGCGACGATGACTTGGAAGCGGATGTTTCGCTTGGAGGCCGAGGCGAAACCGCTGCCATTTCCAGCATTCGTGCAACGCTGCGAAATCCTCTGGGACGTAGAAGAGTTCTGAAGAGCGGATTCGAAGCTAGCTCAACCAGTGGATCGGTTGACCTGCTCGGCAGTATTATGGAGAATCAGGAACGTTGGCATTCCAAGAAAGGGCTGGGAGATGTTAAAATTGATAACGGTAAAATTATCTTCAAAAATGACAGCCCTCAAAAGAAGGATTCGAATCCCCCGGGAGCAACCCAAGCTGGAATTGGGCACAACTTCCAGGGCGGTGTTACCGTATCTTCAGGTTCCAACACCGGGGCGGCTGATTCTACCAGTTCCAATCGAAATGGCCAGTCCAGCGAAACGGGAGGCTCGTCTGGAGTCGCCGCCGCCGCTAGTTCGACGTCTTCTGGAGCAGGTGCTGGTGGTAACAATGATAATAATGACAGCGTTCCCGATCCTTCGGATATGTCTATCTTTGTGGATTTACCTCCTCTAAAGAATCCCAGTGAGGAGGATGAAgatgaaaagaagaaaaagaaggaatCGTTCGATATGTTTGGATCAGAACCTATTCCACTGCCTTCCGCGTCGACATCCGGTCAGCCAGGTCCGACGTCGATCAATCCCGCTCCAGAAAGCACCACTGCGGATGACTCGGATCTTGCTCCGGGTTCATCCAAAGGGTTTGGCAAATTCAAGTATACAATGACCTCAGAAGCCAATAACTGCCCAAATTTTTCGGTTTACTCATCGGAAACGCTCCAGTATGCAAAGACCGGCGGCGAGGAACCGTACGATCCGTTAGACAGTGAGCAAAAAACCGATGATGAGTTTGAAGAGCGTGACGAAGATCTGGTTCAGTTGGACGATGAAGAGCCTGCAGCTCAGAAGCCAACGGACACCCCAGCTGAGCCGGACCAGGAACACATTCCGAATGGAACCGATAAGCTTCCGGTGGGCGATCTGGATCACGATGCGTTCGATTCCGATTCCGACGACGAACTGAAAAAGATAGAGGAATCGTCCGCACCCATTGGTCCGGAACCGGAACCGACCGACGAGCTGGAAGCGTTGACACCGCCCCTCACAACAACCGTAGCTGCTGCGTTGGCTTCTTCGGGAACCGCTGTTACTACGACAGCTGGGCTACACGCCGAGACGGTTGTGGTCGGTGAAGCAAGCACAACCACTGCTCCCAGTGCAGGTGCTGCTCCGGCTAATTCGGCCCAAGGTGAAGAGGATCGCAGTTACACCCCGTGTCTGGACGAAAAGTACCAGGAAGCTCGCCGGGAACACGACAAGAGTGGCTCAACGCCAACTCTACCGCCACCATCTCAGAAAGAAG GCATTGATGGCATGGACACGGAAATGATTTCTGACGAGGATGAAAATACGTTCAAGGAAGATGAAGCTCGACCGACCTCGGCATCGAAACCATCGTCTTCTGGTGCTAGGAAGAAGGATCTTGCCTTCAAGAAGGTAAACAAGAAAGGAAAGGAACGTAACTATCGTGACAAGGAAACCAAAAAACGGGATCGCAATGACAACGACAAGGAAAATCACGACCGCCGCTCGCGAGAACGCAATCGTCAGCGTCGCCCCAAGAGGAAGGAGCTGGAACGTTACGATGTCCGCACGGTAATTGAGAAACGTCCGCGGGTGATGAAGGATCCCTTCGGTAGGGACGTTACTCCGAGACCTCGTTCCAAGACTCGCAGTCGTAGTCGCACCCGTAGCCGTACACCGGAGCGTCGTCGGGAATTGTCAATTTCGCTGAGTCCAGAACCTCCACGACGCTTCAACAGAAGACGTTCGCCTTCGCCACGGTTCCGAGCAGGACGCAATCGTTCACCGTTGCCGTTCCGTAGAAACGAAGAAAGAAGATCTTTGTCCAGAGGTCCTAGAATGCGATCCATCAGTAGGCAGCGTTCGAGATCTCCAGTGGTCGCTCGTCCACGTTTGATTCCACGATCCATTTCAAGAACACCTTCCCCTCCTCCTCGTGCTCGGCTTCCACGGTCAATCTCGAGAACGCCCAAGTCACGCTCCCGTACTCCGGACATTCGTGGGGCCAAAACAAAGAAGACTAAGAAAAAGAAACGTCTAGCTTCGGTTAGCAGAAGTCGCAGTCCTAGCGTCGATCGCGGTAAGAAAAAGACCAAGAAGGGACGCAAGAAGAAGAACAAACATCGCAGCAGGTCCCCAGGTGGTAAAAAGAAGAAGACCAGAAGGAGGTCCGCATCGCCCATGATGTCACGGTCTCGGTCGAGATCCACGTCGATTCCGCCGGCGCAAACCACCGGAGTCCTAACCGAGCGATTTGCCAAGGTTCGACAGCAGAATTCGTGGACTCCTCCGCCACCGGTGCGACCGAAAACCAATGGCACCAATCTGACGGTGATTCTGACGAACGAGGAAGCGCTGGCAAAACAAGCAAAGGAACGCGAGCGCAAGCGAAAAGAAGCTAGGCGCCGCGATCGGGCACGTGACAAAAATCTACCCTCGAAGGAAGTATTTACATCAGGTGATAATATATTAGTTAGTGTTAGTTTTAACGACAAAAATTTAAATAAGGAGAATGAAGCAGCTGCCGAAGGAGAAGCCGCTGCGATTACACATAAGAGATTGAAAGACATGGCTAAGAAGCGAGCCGAAGCTGAAAAGGCCAAGCGAAGACGTCTGGAGCGTTTGAAAAAGACTCGCGGTGAAGCTCCCAAACCAGTGGTCATTATCGACCTGGACCGGTCACCGTTCCGCGTAATGACTCCTTCTCCCAGGGCGGTAATTGTCCTAAGTGACAGCGACAACGAGAAGGACAAAGACCGACGGGATGCCGACCCCAACAGAGCCGGTGCCGCTGGAAATCAACAAGTTAACGCAGAATCCAGTACTAATGGGCCGTCCTCGACGATGCGGAAATCTCCTGCCGAGCGGCATGAAGAGGACATGTTTGGTCCAAAAACACCTCCCGGCTTCCCCAGCCAACCGCAGCCCTCGCAGAGCAAACCTCAAGCGCCAAAGTTTTCCATGCAAGTCAAGTCGAAAACTTCGAATATTCGTCCTATGAATCTCCTGTACGAGCCAGGCGAGCTGGATGAAGGCAAAACTCCCGAACGAATGGATAATGCCGAAAGCTCCTACAGCATGGTTGGCCCGAATACCCCTCCGGAACCGGCCCCACAATCCCCCTCACCGGATGTATACGATCCGTTCGAACCGACGAAATCTCCCTCTCCGTCACCGCCACGGCGTGACAATGTCTCGATTGAGCGCCTCTCCGATCTGGACGATGCTGTTCTTCCGTCCAGCAGTGGCAAACCGGACGGCCCAGATTCCGGTACTGGTGACCCGAAGGCCGATTCTCAGAACCAGGACGAAGCTATATCCGGTGAAGTCGATGCTCCACGGGGCAACAAAATCACAATCCTTAGCAACATTGTTATCAGTCAACCGACGAACAGCGTCTCGGGCGTTGTCAGCGGTTCCGGTGTCGTGTCCGCAAGCCAAAACAACGGTGGCGATGACTCGGACGTGATCTTCGATGACTTTGTTTCCTCGTCGGCTCCAGTGCCCAGCAGCAATGTCGGTTACAGCACTTCCGGTGCCAACCAGTCGACAAACCCCATCAAATCGTACAGCACGGCGGCCAACTCGTCGAGTTTGATCTCGAAACTGCCACTGCCGCCGGGAGCTACCGCGGGTCAGAAATTCAACGACTTTATCAATCCAACCGATTCGCCGTACTCGCCGGGGGCGAGTGACTTTGACGATCTGTTCGAGGCGGGTGGCGAGTTGGATTCGCCTCCGGCGGCACCAGTCAAGCAGTCCTACAAACCGACCAAGATTCTCTCGAAGGGAGCCAAGAAGGGCGGCGGCGGCACGTTTGATACGTTGTTTGGAAGCTCGCCTGCCAATAACTTCAAACGGGGCAAGAAGCATAAGCGAAGAG CCAAGGCGAAGGGTGACGATGATGAAGATCTTTCCAAATTGTCCACGAAGGATAGG ttcctcaagaaattgaaCCGATTGGAACGGGTGGTGGAAGAGGTTAAACTGGTCATTAAACCATTCTACAATAAGAAACAAATCAACAAGGACGAGTACAAGGACATTATGCGACGTGCTGTCCCGAAG ATTTGCCACAGCCGTACAGGGGAAATCAACCCGATAAAGATCCAGAAGCTCATCAAGGCGTACGTCCGGAAGGTCCGAGGTCGGCGACGGCTCGCCAAGAAAGGCGGACTTGCCGGTGGACCCGGACCGCTCATGGCGCCCGGTGCAGCCAATCCGATTCTCATCTAA